The following coding sequences are from one Bacteroidia bacterium window:
- the pseB gene encoding UDP-N-acetylglucosamine 4,6-dehydratase (inverting) yields MLTNKSILVTGGTGSFGKKFVATILEKFPDVKRIIVFSRDELKQFEMSQIFPPSKYPQIRFFIGDVRDKDRLMRAFEQVDIVIHAAALKQVPTAEYNPFEAIKTNVIGAQNIIEAALDSGVKKIVALSTDKAAAPINLYGATKLCSDKLFIAANNMIGYRDIRFSVVRYGNVIGSRGSVIPLFLEKRKSGVLPITHPKMTRFNISLQEGVDLVLFALENALGGEIFVPKIPSYKILDVAEAICPHCEKQIIGIRPGEKIHEEMITETDSLNTIELEKYYVIVPNIPFTSYEDTMQKYLSYYKAKKVPEGFRYSSGQNTEWLSVEQIREQIRLHVDSSFSV; encoded by the coding sequence ATGCTAACGAATAAATCCATACTTGTAACTGGCGGCACTGGCTCATTTGGGAAAAAATTTGTTGCTACCATCTTAGAAAAATTTCCTGATGTAAAACGCATCATCGTTTTTTCAAGAGATGAATTGAAGCAATTTGAAATGTCTCAAATTTTTCCCCCTTCTAAATATCCCCAAATTCGCTTTTTCATCGGTGATGTTCGCGACAAAGACCGCCTAATGCGTGCCTTTGAACAAGTAGATATTGTTATTCATGCTGCTGCTCTCAAACAAGTGCCTACCGCCGAGTATAACCCTTTTGAAGCTATAAAAACTAATGTTATTGGGGCTCAAAATATCATTGAAGCTGCTTTGGATAGTGGTGTAAAGAAAATAGTGGCTCTTTCAACTGATAAAGCTGCCGCTCCCATTAATTTGTACGGAGCTACTAAATTGTGTTCTGATAAACTTTTTATCGCTGCTAACAATATGATTGGCTACCGCGACATTCGGTTTTCGGTAGTGCGCTACGGCAATGTAATTGGCTCGCGTGGTTCGGTAATACCTCTTTTCTTAGAAAAACGCAAATCGGGTGTTTTGCCTATTACACATCCCAAAATGACACGTTTTAATATTTCCCTGCAAGAAGGTGTAGATTTGGTACTTTTTGCTTTGGAAAATGCTTTAGGAGGTGAAATTTTTGTACCCAAGATACCTTCTTATAAAATTTTAGATGTTGCTGAAGCCATTTGCCCACATTGCGAAAAACAAATAATAGGTATAAGACCTGGCGAAAAAATACACGAAGAAATGATTACCGAAACTGATTCGCTCAACACCATTGAGTTGGAAAAGTACTATGTTATAGTTCCTAATATTCCTTTTACTTCTTACGAGGATACAATGCAAAAATATCTTTCTTATTACAAAGCTAAAAAAGTTCCTGAGGGTTTCAGATACTCCTCGGGGCAGAATACTGAGTGGCTAAGCGTAGAGCAAATCAGAGAGCAAATTCGCTTGCACGTAGATAGTAGTTTTAGCGTTTAA